The Planctomycetota bacterium genome window below encodes:
- a CDS encoding NAD(P)/FAD-dependent oxidoreductase: protein MHDVAVIGGGPAGSTAAYVLAREGVRTVLLERERFPRHHIGESLLPRAGGLYRRLGLLPVLEREGFTPKYGAFVVSNDGGVELEINFFNNAQRNPDLVAWEVERERFDHLLLDHARRAGAEVREGVAVLDADAREDAPCRLRLRDDAGRESSLEARWIVDASGQSSLLAKLHDLRVRHPSHRKIAVYARYKGMPRREGFRAGNVDLVLGPGGWFWLIPLRDDLTSVGFVSDVARWKATGLSPEALLEDAIRRSPFVFGRLRHAPRVTPVWTASNYSYSSRRLAGPGFVLVGDAAEFLDPIWSTGVMLAMRSGERAALDLAAALRSGRPLRADVFDDYERTFRRWTKHHFAMIEAFYSPGFAEVFLNRRETLGMAEAVTALLAGQSEQGWLDRLRVRLFLLLIRLNRRFKFLKDPRSPEAAIPHA from the coding sequence ATGCATGACGTGGCCGTCATCGGCGGCGGCCCGGCCGGCTCCACCGCCGCCTACGTCCTGGCGCGCGAAGGCGTCCGCACGGTGCTCCTGGAGCGCGAGCGCTTCCCGCGGCATCACATCGGCGAGTCCCTCCTTCCCCGCGCCGGCGGCCTCTACCGCCGCCTGGGACTGCTCCCCGTCCTCGAGCGGGAGGGCTTCACCCCGAAGTACGGAGCGTTCGTCGTCTCCAACGACGGCGGCGTCGAACTCGAAATCAACTTCTTCAACAACGCTCAGCGCAATCCCGACCTCGTCGCCTGGGAGGTGGAACGCGAACGCTTCGACCACCTCCTCCTCGACCACGCCCGCCGCGCCGGCGCCGAGGTCCGCGAAGGGGTCGCGGTCCTCGACGCCGACGCGCGCGAGGACGCCCCCTGCCGCCTGCGGCTGCGCGACGACGCCGGCCGCGAATCCTCCCTGGAAGCGCGCTGGATCGTGGACGCCAGCGGGCAGAGCTCGCTGCTGGCCAAGCTGCATGACCTGCGCGTCCGGCACCCGTCCCATCGGAAAATCGCCGTCTACGCCCGGTACAAGGGAATGCCGCGCCGCGAGGGCTTCCGCGCCGGAAACGTGGATCTGGTCCTCGGACCCGGCGGCTGGTTCTGGCTGATCCCCCTGCGCGACGACCTGACGAGCGTCGGGTTCGTCTCGGACGTGGCGCGCTGGAAGGCGACCGGCCTGTCCCCGGAGGCGCTGCTCGAGGACGCGATCCGCCGCTCTCCCTTCGTCTTCGGCCGGCTCCGGCACGCCCCGCGGGTCACGCCCGTGTGGACCGCCAGCAACTACAGCTACTCGTCCCGCCGCCTGGCCGGCCCCGGGTTCGTCCTGGTCGGAGACGCCGCGGAATTTCTGGATCCCATCTGGTCGACCGGCGTCATGCTCGCCATGCGCAGCGGCGAACGCGCCGCGCTCGACCTGGCCGCCGCCCTCCGCTCCGGCCGCCCCCTCCGCGCGGACGTGTTCGACGATTACGAGCGGACCTTCCGCCGGTGGACGAAGCACCACTTCGCGATGATCGAGGCGTTCTATTCCCCCGGCTTCGCCGAAGTCTTCCTCAACCGCCGCGAGACGCTCGGCATGGCCGAAGCCGTCACGGCGCTTCTGGCGGGCCAGTCGGAACAGGGCTGGCTCGATCGGCTCCGCGTCCGCCTCTTCCTCCTCCTCATCCGCCTCAACCGGCGATTCAAGTTCCTCAAGGATCCCCGAAGCCCGGAGGCCGCCATCCCCCATGCCTGA
- a CDS encoding Phenylacetic acid catabolic protein: MTSATREIPLSDREPRYRETVVQMLRSQAWRELSAAQLFGHGLQFVEDIPSLRFITRHVVEETEHYVAVADLYRRHVGESIEPWVHEKLRQKPIPMAESFLELGIAQWLYDRGGFWQLREYVDSSWAPYREIVGKIIAQEEGHQDHGERIAVPLCRREKDRAKVQRLFERWLRLGLVCLGRPNSEGNRYAIAVGLKKRDSGECIKDYIRDILPAVREAGLRLPPKESLGLELPADLEWPVE, from the coding sequence ATGACGTCCGCGACGCGCGAGATCCCCCTTTCCGACCGCGAACCGCGCTACCGGGAAACGGTCGTCCAGATGCTGCGCTCCCAGGCATGGCGGGAGCTTTCCGCGGCCCAGCTTTTCGGCCACGGGCTCCAGTTCGTCGAAGACATCCCCTCGCTCCGCTTCATCACCCGGCATGTCGTGGAAGAAACGGAGCACTATGTCGCCGTCGCCGATCTCTACCGGCGGCACGTGGGAGAGTCCATCGAACCCTGGGTCCACGAGAAGCTCCGGCAGAAACCGATCCCCATGGCGGAAAGTTTCCTTGAGCTCGGCATCGCCCAGTGGCTCTACGACCGCGGAGGCTTCTGGCAGCTTCGCGAGTACGTGGACTCCAGCTGGGCGCCCTACCGTGAAATCGTGGGCAAGATCATCGCTCAGGAAGAAGGTCATCAGGACCACGGCGAGCGGATCGCCGTGCCGCTGTGCCGCCGGGAGAAAGACCGCGCCAAGGTCCAGCGCCTCTTCGAGCGCTGGCTTCGCCTGGGTCTGGTCTGCCTGGGACGCCCCAACAGCGAAGGGAACCGCTACGCCATCGCCGTGGGGCTCAAGAAGCGCGACTCCGGCGAGTGCATAAAGGACTACATCCGGGACATCCTGCCGGCCGTCCGCGAAGCGGGCCTCCGCCTTCCTCCCAAAGAGAGCCTGGGGCTCGAACTTCCCGCCGACCTCGAGTGGCCGGTGGAGTGA
- a CDS encoding class I adenylate-forming enzyme family protein, which yields MLSEAARRSPLLSALGRQARDRARRPALASESEGLDLTFADLAARIDAWTHALQAAGVRPDAPAALATGNRAAFVELFFALRALDVPVLTVDDSLPPPATLEIARRMGAGRLLHRRAAALGGAPLPGAPDPAVFLRSLDGARPAPAGTALIKLTSGSTLNPRGACFTEEALAEGIDHIARGMELGPSDRVLLSIPLSHSYGFDNGVLSLAAAGTPLVLQDDLLPAALLRTLRDRAVTFFPTVPALVRLLAQVEWPRDLPLRAVISASAPLAAEHARAFRRASGLPVRQFYGATECGGISFEARPDDPEAEGTVGFPLPGVDVETHPEEGIRVRSRANRFALLPEGGPVPTAVATGDRGEWTPEGRLRLRGRILPLGNVGGVKIDLGAIDAFLRALPGVSDAAVLPVEDPSKGHRLVAWVESETRRPEEILDLCRTRLGPREVPGEIRVLPRLPRTSRGKLDRAALAGRAEGDPCHA from the coding sequence ATGCTGTCCGAGGCCGCACGACGATCCCCCCTTCTTTCCGCCCTGGGGCGCCAGGCGCGCGACCGCGCCCGGCGGCCCGCGCTCGCCTCGGAATCCGAGGGGCTCGACCTCACGTTCGCGGACCTCGCCGCCCGCATCGACGCATGGACGCACGCTCTTCAGGCGGCCGGCGTCCGCCCCGACGCGCCCGCCGCCCTGGCGACCGGCAACCGCGCCGCCTTCGTCGAACTCTTTTTCGCCCTGCGCGCCCTCGACGTGCCCGTCCTGACGGTCGACGACTCCCTGCCCCCTCCGGCGACGCTCGAAATCGCCCGCCGCATGGGGGCCGGCCGGCTCCTCCACCGCCGCGCCGCCGCGCTCGGAGGCGCCCCCCTGCCGGGAGCGCCCGACCCCGCGGTCTTCCTGCGCTCCCTCGACGGCGCCCGCCCCGCGCCCGCCGGGACCGCGCTCATCAAGCTCACCTCCGGCAGCACCCTCAACCCGCGCGGCGCCTGCTTCACCGAGGAAGCGCTCGCGGAAGGCATCGACCACATCGCCCGGGGCATGGAGCTCGGACCCTCCGACCGCGTTCTCCTTTCGATCCCCCTGAGCCACTCCTATGGGTTCGACAACGGCGTCCTCTCGCTGGCCGCCGCGGGAACGCCCCTGGTCCTCCAGGACGACCTCCTCCCCGCCGCCCTCCTGCGCACCCTGCGCGACCGCGCCGTCACCTTCTTCCCGACGGTGCCGGCCCTCGTCCGGCTCCTGGCTCAGGTCGAATGGCCGCGCGACCTGCCCCTGCGCGCCGTGATCTCGGCGAGCGCCCCCCTGGCCGCCGAACACGCGCGGGCCTTCCGGCGCGCCTCGGGACTTCCGGTGCGGCAGTTCTACGGCGCCACGGAATGCGGCGGAATTTCCTTCGAAGCCCGGCCCGACGATCCCGAAGCCGAAGGCACCGTGGGCTTCCCGCTGCCGGGCGTGGACGTCGAAACCCATCCCGAAGAGGGCATTCGCGTCCGGTCGCGCGCCAACCGCTTCGCCCTCCTGCCGGAAGGCGGCCCGGTCCCCACCGCCGTGGCCACCGGCGACCGCGGCGAGTGGACCCCCGAGGGCCGCCTGCGCCTCCGGGGACGCATCCTCCCGCTCGGCAACGTCGGCGGCGTCAAGATCGACCTCGGCGCGATCGACGCGTTCCTCCGCGCCCTCCCCGGCGTCTCCGACGCGGCCGTCCTTCCCGTGGAAGACCCTTCGAAGGGACACCGGCTGGTCGCCTGGGTCGAATCGGAAACGCGCCGGCCCGAGGAAATCCTCGACCTCTGCCGGACCCGCCTGGGACCCCGCGAGGTTCCGGGGGAAATCCGCGTCCTGCCCCGGCTTCCCCGCACCTCCCGGGGCAAGCTCGACCGGGCGGCGCTCGCCGGCCGGGCGGAAGGAGATCCCTGCCATGCATGA
- a CDS encoding tryptophan 7-halogenase — translation MSEKTAERYDVIILGGALAGAATALLLRRRFPHLRVLLLERRPVFDWKVGESTVETSGYFLSRVLRLYDYLSREQLPKQSFRYWFHHGEAGDLRTASEVGPYQLARLPAFQLDRAALDEHVLALAVREGAELWRPARVVEVRLPEETGGQEGVILAERDGRPVELRAGWIVDASGRAAIVARKRGWLHPLAEHPTRAVWARFRGVADLDGPEISGTDPDDSFARTSVAARRLATNHFMGYGYWMWFIPLRGGETSVGAVWDRRLVEPEGDSAEERLHWFLRGNPLTRRLMEKAEAVPGDLRAYAHLPYLVDRVAGPGWSLVGDAAGFLDPFYSPGLDQLSFSVSWTLELIRRSLERPEPEAFAREVAAHNEAYVRYLRFFFESIYRDKYYLMGDFDTMTASFLIDTSLYYFFTVWPLYKRGGRGLLNPPFYDPYARFAFPLIRFYQRRLIAIARRKARLGTYGRRNTGRRPKLVGFSLGIGAVLMFLKGLRFWLRAELENAWTLISRPRPRPDLMPGPRRTPAPAASRAEPALEEATRQS, via the coding sequence ATGTCCGAAAAGACGGCGGAGCGGTACGACGTCATCATCCTCGGCGGCGCGCTCGCCGGAGCGGCGACCGCCCTCCTGCTCCGCCGCCGGTTCCCGCACCTCCGCGTGCTTCTCCTCGAACGCCGGCCGGTCTTCGACTGGAAGGTGGGCGAATCGACGGTCGAGACCTCCGGATACTTCCTCTCCCGGGTCCTGCGCCTGTACGACTACCTCTCCCGCGAGCAGCTTCCCAAGCAGTCTTTCCGCTACTGGTTCCATCACGGCGAAGCGGGCGACCTCCGCACGGCCAGCGAAGTGGGCCCGTACCAGCTCGCGCGCCTGCCGGCCTTCCAGCTCGACCGTGCGGCCCTGGACGAGCACGTGCTGGCCCTGGCGGTGCGCGAAGGGGCCGAGCTCTGGCGGCCCGCCCGCGTCGTCGAAGTCCGCCTGCCGGAGGAGACCGGCGGCCAGGAGGGCGTGATCCTCGCCGAGCGCGACGGACGTCCGGTCGAGCTTCGCGCGGGCTGGATCGTGGACGCCAGCGGCCGTGCCGCGATCGTGGCGCGCAAGCGCGGATGGCTGCACCCCCTGGCGGAGCACCCCACGCGGGCCGTCTGGGCGCGCTTTCGGGGCGTGGCCGACCTCGACGGTCCCGAAATCTCGGGCACGGACCCGGACGACTCCTTCGCCCGCACCAGCGTCGCCGCCCGGCGCCTGGCCACGAACCACTTCATGGGCTACGGCTACTGGATGTGGTTCATCCCGTTGCGGGGAGGCGAGACGAGCGTGGGCGCCGTGTGGGACCGCCGCCTCGTCGAGCCGGAAGGGGATTCGGCGGAGGAGCGCCTGCACTGGTTTCTCCGGGGCAATCCGCTGACGCGCCGCCTCATGGAGAAGGCCGAGGCCGTGCCCGGAGACCTGCGCGCGTACGCCCATCTGCCCTACCTCGTGGACCGCGTCGCGGGACCCGGGTGGTCGCTCGTGGGGGACGCGGCGGGGTTCCTCGATCCCTTTTACAGCCCCGGGCTCGACCAGCTTTCCTTTTCCGTTTCCTGGACGCTGGAACTGATCCGCCGCTCGCTGGAGCGCCCCGAGCCGGAGGCTTTCGCGCGCGAGGTCGCCGCGCACAACGAAGCGTATGTGCGCTACCTGCGCTTCTTCTTCGAGTCGATCTACCGGGACAAGTATTACCTGATGGGCGACTTCGACACGATGACGGCGTCGTTCCTCATCGACACGTCGCTCTACTATTTCTTCACCGTCTGGCCTCTCTACAAGCGCGGCGGGCGGGGGCTCCTGAATCCGCCGTTTTACGACCCCTACGCCCGGTTCGCGTTCCCGCTGATCCGATTCTACCAGCGCCGCCTGATCGCCATCGCCCGGCGGAAGGCGAGGCTGGGCACCTACGGACGGCGCAACACGGGGCGGCGGCCGAAGCTGGTGGGATTCTCCCTGGGGATCGGAGCCGTCCTCATGTTCCTCAAAGGCCTGCGCTTCTGGCTGCGCGCCGAGCTCGAGAACGCCTGGACGCTGATCTCCCGTCCCCGCCCCCGGCCCGACCTCATGCCCGGACCCCGGCGGACGCCCGCTCCGGCGGCCTCCCGCGCCGAACCCGCGCTCGAGGAAGCGACCCGGCAATCTTGA
- the fabZ gene encoding 3-hydroxyacyl-ACP dehydratase FabZ, producing MPDPESLSFEEVRRLLPQAPPFLMVDRVEELHPGERIVAVRNVTGNEPYFQGHFPSLAVMPAALILEALAQATILLTRRTAERAGAPGGAGDEIHLFGSVKARMHRPVFPGDVLRLEVRLLKLYGEGGAAEGKAIVQGTVCTEAEMYFVRTRRDALLRRGS from the coding sequence ATGCCTGATCCCGAATCGCTTTCCTTCGAGGAGGTCCGCCGCCTCCTTCCGCAGGCGCCGCCGTTCCTCATGGTGGACCGCGTGGAGGAGCTCCACCCGGGAGAGCGGATCGTCGCCGTGAGAAACGTCACGGGCAACGAGCCCTACTTCCAGGGCCACTTCCCCTCGCTCGCGGTGATGCCGGCCGCGCTCATCCTGGAAGCCCTCGCCCAGGCGACGATCCTCCTCACGCGCCGGACCGCCGAACGCGCCGGCGCCCCCGGGGGCGCCGGGGACGAAATCCATCTTTTCGGATCCGTCAAGGCCCGCATGCACCGGCCCGTCTTCCCGGGAGACGTCCTGCGCCTGGAGGTCCGGCTCCTCAAACTCTATGGAGAAGGCGGCGCCGCCGAAGGGAAGGCGATCGTCCAGGGCACGGTCTGCACGGAAGCGGAAATGTACTTCGTCCGGACGCGGCGGGACGCCCTCCTGCGGCGCGGGTCATGA
- a CDS encoding type II toxin-antitoxin system VapC family toxin, whose amino-acid sequence MTYVDTSVLLAFIFAEDRVPPDSFWKGPLTSSRLAEYEVWTSIHARKSRREHADAARALLGRLAWVELAPAVLARALEPFPIPVRTLDALHLASMCFLRERTPSLEVATYDEKLAAAARSLKLKVVAP is encoded by the coding sequence ATGACGTACGTCGATACGTCGGTGCTGCTCGCCTTTATCTTCGCGGAGGACCGGGTTCCGCCCGATTCCTTCTGGAAAGGTCCCCTGACGTCAAGCCGCCTGGCCGAGTATGAAGTCTGGACGAGCATCCATGCTCGAAAAAGCCGCCGTGAACACGCCGACGCCGCCCGAGCGCTGCTGGGCCGTCTCGCCTGGGTGGAACTGGCTCCCGCCGTCCTGGCCCGAGCCCTGGAACCTTTTCCGATCCCGGTCCGCACTCTGGACGCCCTCCACCTGGCTTCGATGTGTTTCCTCCGGGAACGGACTCCTTCGCTCGAAGTCGCCACCTACGACGAAAAGCTGGCCGCCGCCGCCCGCTCTCTCAAGCTCAAGGTCGTCGCTCCCTGA
- a CDS encoding 4'-phosphopantetheinyl transferase superfamily protein — protein MIEAARLEEALRESWQLPFRAVVTPDPVPADRLTAGETRLLKEMKNARRRDSWLRGRNALKTLLEILGENPDTSLVRVPHPRLSLSHSGPWAVALGTASPGTAGVGVDLELREPPRVESMRFFLAPEEQARLRHAPARTLLRLWTVKEAIFKADPDNALASVRGYVLEDPEAPEGRVRTGPKTFLYRTFEVPGGFLTAALLRA, from the coding sequence GTGATCGAAGCCGCCCGCCTCGAAGAAGCCCTCCGCGAGTCCTGGCAACTCCCCTTCCGCGCCGTCGTCACGCCGGACCCCGTCCCGGCCGACCGCCTCACCGCCGGCGAGACCCGGCTCCTGAAGGAGATGAAGAACGCCCGGCGGCGCGACTCCTGGCTGCGCGGCCGCAACGCCCTCAAGACCCTCCTCGAAATCCTCGGCGAGAACCCCGATACCTCGCTCGTCCGCGTCCCCCACCCGCGTCTGTCCCTCTCCCACAGCGGACCGTGGGCCGTAGCCCTGGGAACGGCCTCGCCGGGAACCGCCGGCGTCGGGGTGGATCTCGAACTGCGCGAGCCCCCCCGCGTCGAGTCCATGAGATTCTTCCTCGCCCCCGAAGAGCAAGCCCGTCTCCGCCACGCCCCCGCCCGGACGCTCCTTCGGCTCTGGACCGTCAAGGAGGCCATCTTCAAGGCCGATCCGGACAACGCCCTGGCCTCCGTTCGCGGCTACGTCCTCGAAGATCCCGAGGCCCCCGAGGGACGCGTCCGCACGGGCCCGAAAACCTTCCTCTACCGGACCTTCGAGGTTCCCGGCGGGTTCCTGACCGCGGCGCTCCTGCGCGCCTGA
- a CDS encoding MMPL family transporter: protein MRPRLAETVVRRPRAVLAVAFGAAMAASGLLARLRVDPDLEHLLPKDDPTLRLTRHLQGEAPPSRTLFIILRGDDPVELEAAAAQASAALRGSPWLARVWATRLELAGPRADWHRRAPLYALPGETLDALADRLAGPGRRRELEAARRRVAEDPLAGRELVLRDPLGVRWIYEEAADRLARRFPFRTRPGSPYFVIEDPPLALLRAVGKRDSFDLSFSDALLSDVEGRLSGALGARPVRAELAGGYVSARHHAGAMRRDMQVQIAGSAILVTIFLTLFSRSLPGPILMLLPVGWALLGSLALGGALLGPLTPLAISAAAMLIAQGIDFPVHLLSRFRQERIARDPADAAAEAAASLGRPFVGAAATTLAAFLLLLASRFPGFRQLGVLLALGLALCLVASMTVFPALLVLADRAVRPAGGGASWIGRFAAALQNTRARRPLAILAGVLLLGGWGIFAARGLRVDLDLRNSMPPGDPGLAALERLERDLGMSFTPVFALVDASMSPDELRSRVSSIRGAAAADGPQELFPSPEGRERAERFLRTTQGWIDGALRDLASLGFRPAPFRPALEELERTLSAPPPDLSTLDRPEFEALRRSVLYEEGDRRSWVVTLFPRRALWDPGVRAEFDREARAALGETVRLYGAFHLPDHYARALSGDLVRITLATAAAVAILTILSVGAIRDGLAALLPAAGAVGAALGVCALSHGALTLMNMVAVPIALGIGVDAGIHYVCRLRERPDRDAAAALADVAPGLWGAAGTTLLGFGSIAFSDTPGLASLGLLVCAGMAVSLTVAIFLLPPLLRRRLDAAASGGRQ from the coding sequence GTGAGGCCGCGCCTGGCGGAGACGGTCGTCCGGCGCCCGCGCGCGGTGCTCGCCGTCGCCTTCGGGGCGGCGATGGCCGCCTCGGGGCTCCTCGCGCGCCTGCGCGTCGATCCCGACCTCGAACACCTCCTGCCGAAGGACGATCCCACGCTGCGTCTCACACGCCATCTCCAGGGCGAGGCGCCCCCGAGCCGGACGCTTTTCATCATCCTGCGCGGCGACGATCCCGTGGAGCTCGAGGCGGCCGCGGCGCAGGCGTCCGCGGCCCTGCGCGGCTCGCCCTGGCTGGCCCGCGTGTGGGCCACAAGGCTCGAGCTGGCGGGGCCGCGCGCGGACTGGCACCGCCGCGCGCCGCTCTACGCGCTGCCCGGGGAAACGCTCGACGCTTTGGCGGACCGCCTGGCCGGGCCGGGCCGCCGCCGGGAACTCGAGGCCGCGCGCCGCCGGGTCGCGGAAGACCCCCTGGCCGGCCGTGAGCTCGTCCTTCGAGATCCCCTGGGAGTGCGCTGGATCTACGAGGAAGCGGCCGACCGCCTGGCGCGCCGTTTTCCGTTCCGGACGCGGCCGGGCTCGCCGTACTTCGTGATCGAAGATCCGCCTCTCGCCCTTCTTCGGGCGGTGGGGAAGCGGGATTCCTTCGACCTCTCCTTTTCGGACGCGCTTCTGTCCGACGTCGAAGGGCGCCTGAGCGGGGCGCTGGGGGCCCGGCCGGTCCGCGCGGAACTCGCCGGAGGGTACGTCAGCGCGCGCCACCACGCGGGGGCCATGCGGCGGGACATGCAGGTGCAGATCGCGGGGTCCGCGATCCTCGTGACGATATTTCTGACCCTTTTTTCGAGGAGCCTTCCCGGACCGATCCTCATGCTCCTGCCCGTGGGCTGGGCGCTCCTGGGGTCGCTGGCGCTCGGCGGAGCGCTCCTGGGCCCGCTGACGCCCCTGGCGATCAGCGCGGCCGCCATGCTCATCGCCCAGGGAATCGATTTCCCCGTCCACCTCCTCTCCCGCTTCCGCCAGGAGCGCATCGCGCGCGACCCCGCCGACGCGGCGGCGGAGGCCGCCGCCTCCCTGGGGCGTCCTTTCGTGGGCGCGGCGGCGACGACGCTGGCGGCCTTTCTCCTGCTCCTGGCCAGCCGGTTCCCCGGATTCCGGCAGCTGGGCGTGCTTCTGGCGCTGGGCCTGGCGCTCTGCCTGGTGGCGTCGATGACGGTCTTTCCGGCCCTCCTCGTCCTGGCCGATCGCGCGGTTCGGCCGGCCGGCGGAGGCGCCTCCTGGATCGGTCGCTTCGCCGCCGCACTCCAAAACACGCGGGCCCGCCGGCCCCTGGCGATCCTGGCGGGGGTCCTGCTTCTTGGCGGATGGGGGATCTTCGCCGCGCGCGGGCTCCGCGTCGATCTCGATCTTCGGAATTCCATGCCGCCCGGGGATCCGGGACTGGCCGCCCTGGAGCGTCTCGAAAGGGACCTGGGAATGTCGTTTACTCCCGTCTTCGCCCTCGTGGACGCCTCGATGTCTCCGGACGAACTCCGGTCCCGCGTCTCTTCGATCCGCGGGGCGGCCGCCGCGGACGGCCCGCAGGAGCTTTTTCCTTCTCCCGAAGGCCGGGAGAGGGCCGAACGTTTCCTCCGGACCACGCAGGGATGGATCGACGGCGCACTGCGCGATCTGGCGAGTCTGGGCTTCCGTCCCGCGCCGTTCCGGCCGGCGCTCGAGGAGTTGGAACGGACGCTCTCGGCGCCGCCGCCGGATCTTTCGACCCTCGACCGGCCGGAATTCGAAGCGCTCCGCCGGAGCGTCCTCTATGAAGAGGGGGACCGCCGGTCCTGGGTCGTGACGCTTTTCCCGCGCCGGGCGCTCTGGGATCCCGGCGTCCGCGCCGAGTTCGACCGCGAAGCGCGGGCGGCGCTGGGGGAGACGGTTCGGCTTTACGGGGCGTTCCATCTGCCCGACCACTACGCGCGGGCGCTGTCCGGAGATTTGGTCCGAATCACTCTGGCCACGGCGGCGGCGGTGGCGATTCTCACGATTCTTTCCGTCGGCGCGATCCGCGACGGCCTGGCGGCGCTCCTTCCGGCCGCGGGAGCCGTGGGAGCGGCGCTCGGCGTGTGCGCCCTTTCCCATGGGGCGCTCACCCTGATGAACATGGTGGCGGTCCCGATCGCGCTCGGCATCGGCGTGGACGCGGGGATCCATTACGTCTGCCGCCTTCGCGAGCGGCCGGACCGGGACGCGGCGGCCGCGCTGGCCGACGTCGCGCCCGGCCTGTGGGGCGCGGCGGGAACGACGCTGCTGGGGTTCGGCTCGATCGCCTTTTCGGACACGCCCGGTCTGGCGTCCCTGGGGCTCCTCGTCTGCGCCGGCATGGCCGTCTCCCTGACGGTCGCGATCTTCCTCCTCCCGCCGCTCTTGCGCCGAAGGCTTGACGCGGCGGCTTCGGGGGGACGACAATAG
- a CDS encoding type II toxin-antitoxin system prevent-host-death family antitoxin — protein MRAVGVKELKNRLSEYVRLAASGEVVLVTDRDRVVAELSPPRPDRSPRLEDALLAEAVRKGWVTPPSYPDLPLPPRRPVAPLRTILRELEKLRRDR, from the coding sequence ATGAGAGCCGTCGGGGTCAAGGAACTCAAGAACCGCTTGAGTGAATATGTCCGCCTGGCCGCCTCGGGAGAGGTGGTGCTTGTCACCGACCGCGACAGAGTCGTGGCGGAACTGAGTCCGCCGCGTCCCGACCGCAGCCCGCGTCTGGAGGACGCCCTCCTGGCCGAAGCCGTGCGAAAGGGATGGGTAACGCCCCCGTCGTACCCGGATCTGCCGCTCCCTCCCCGCCGCCCCGTCGCGCCCCTGCGGACGATCCTCCGGGAACTTGAGAAGCTTCGCCGGGATCGATGA